The Anaerolineales bacterium region TGTTGAGCCCGTCGGTGAAATAGGCCTTGAACAAGCGCGCCAGCATGGCCTCCTGCTTGTCGTTGGCCGCAGCAAAGTGCACCAGGCGGTGCGCGTGCAGAGAGTTGACCAGCTTGGCGTCCTGGTGGTTCATGCTGAGGCCCAGGCCGGCAAACATTTGCGCCACCTGCTGGTTCATTTGGTCAGCCTGCGCTTCGCTGATGCCGCGCTTGGCCGCCAGCATGGCGTTGATGCTTTGCTTCGGTTTAAACGGAGTGGTGGGGTCAAGCTGAAAGCTGTGATGCACGATCTGCACTTGGTCTTTGTGCTCAAACGCATCCAACGCCTGGTTGAGTTGGGTTGTGCCCGCATAGCAGAATGGGCAGGCAATGTCGCTCCAGATATCGATCTTCATATTCGGATTATATCGGCGCGGCGGTGAGATGTATGTGTTTTGTTGATTTGGCCGTGAAAACAATACAGTATCCCCTGTGCCTGTCCCTGGCACATATCAGATATGTAAGAGCTAGTGCTTTTTGGCTGGTTAATCGATTGCAAGTCGCCTACGCAGCAAGATGATCACGTTCACGCACTTGGCGGTTAGAATACTTACGTCAAACGAGGTGCAAATTGCTAGGAGGAACGCAAATTCTATGAATCGTCATGACCTGCTTCTGTTGCAACAAATGCGAGGGTACCCAGCAGTTACTGTAACTCTCCCAGTCCACCGCACCTCTCCTGAGAACAAGCAAGACCGTATTCGTCTCAAGAATCTGCTTAATA contains the following coding sequences:
- a CDS encoding DsbA family oxidoreductase, which gives rise to MKIDIWSDIACPFCYAGTTQLNQALDAFEHKDQVQIVHHSFQLDPTTPFKPKQSINAMLAAKRGISEAQADQMNQQVAQMFAGLGLSMNHQDAKLVNSLHAHRLVHFAAANDKQEAMLARLFKAYFTDGLNTADIDTLVQLAGEVGLDPVAARAALESDAYTAEVQADIDQAAQYGIHGVPFFVFDNKYAASGAQGAEAFRQALDQIWRELHAAAA